A single genomic interval of Salvelinus namaycush isolate Seneca chromosome 41, SaNama_1.0, whole genome shotgun sequence harbors:
- the LOC120034275 gene encoding prostaglandin E2 receptor EP1 subtype-like, with product MATVSAPSSPSVLHHLLDLNFSSCPCPSIQTLNATTLPPPINPPSFGLSCFTMTLGGLSNLSALGILAKSYVRFRHRAKAPFLLLVGALLLTDLAGNLIPGAFALHLHLGKSRRHRVAAGMRDTTEPAGMFCQLFGASLVFFGLCPLLLGSAMAVERCMGITQPLLHSALITVAHMRLAVLLLSSLALLLAGLPLVDVGSYTTQFPGTWCFLTVHGPLSTADASLALTFSGLGLTALSLSLICNTLSGLALLQARLSSQGIRTNTTAAPGRYGRTSSSPLRSLDVEMMAQLTVITMVSCVCWSPFLISISLLVGQFCRGGRGSSHTVRQSEKLVLLGLRMATWNQILDPWVYILLRRAVLRRVFRVLQPDSRSTLTQSSSCTTASRRQGIGLH from the exons ATGGCTACAGtctctgccccctcctctccctctgtcctccaccacctccttGATCTCAACTTCTCCTCCTGCCCCTGTCCATCCATCCAGACCCTGAATGCCACCACCCTGCCACCCCCCATCAACCCTCCCTCCTTTGGATTGTCCTGTTTCACCATGACCCTGGGTGGCCTCTCCAACCTAAGCGCCCTGGGCATCCTGGCCAAGTCCTATGTACGCTTCAGACATCGGGCCAAAGCTCCGTTCCTGCTGTTAGTGGGGGCTCTACTGCTAACCGACCTGGCTGGTAATTTGATCCCTGGTGCCTTTGCCCTCCATCTGCACCTGGGTAAGAGTCGGAGGCACAGGGTGGCTGCAGGAATGCGTGACACCACCGAGCCTGCCGGGATGTTCTGCCAACTGTTCGGTGCCAGCTTGGTGTTCTTCGGCCTGTGTCCTCTATTACTGGGCAGTGCCATGGCCGTGGAGCGTTGTATGGGCATTACCCAGCCCCTTCTCCACTCTGCCCTGATCACGGTGGCCCACATGCGTCTGGCTGTCCTCCTGCTGTCCTCCCTGGCCCTGCTGCTGGCCGGGCTCCCCCTGGTGGACGTGGGTAGTTACACAACTCAATTCCCTGGTACCTGGTGCTTTCTGACAGTCCACGGGCCGCTCTCCACGGCTGACGCCAGCCTGGCCCTCACCTTCTCCGGCCTGGGGCTCACGGCGCTCAGCCTCTCCCTGATTTGTAACACCCTGAGCGGGCTGGCTCTGCTGCAGGCCAGGCTCAGCTCCCAGGGCATCAGGACAAACACTACAGCAGCACCAGGACGATATGGAagaacctcctcctctcccctacgcTCGCTGGATGTAGAGATGATGGCCCAGTTGACAGTGATCACGATGGTGTCCTGTGTGTGCTGGAGCCCCTTTCTA atctccatctctctgctgGTGGGTCAGTTCTGTCGCGGCGGGCGAGGCTCCAGCCACACGGTACGTCAGTCAGAGAAGCTGGTTCTGTTGGGCCTCCGCATGGCCACCTGGAACCAGATCCTGGACCCCTGGGTCTACATCCTGCTCAGACGGGCTGTGCTACGCAGGGTCTTCCGTGTCCTCCAACCAGACTCCAGGTCCACCCTGACACAGAGCAGCTCCTGCACTACAGCCTCACGCAGACAGGGGATCGGACTACACTGA